Proteins found in one Micromonospora sp. WMMD1082 genomic segment:
- a CDS encoding UDP-glucose/GDP-mannose dehydrogenase family protein — protein MTIPYPNTQPVPAIAAVAPPSGASRPRVTFLGTGYLGATYAICYAELGYEVLGFDVDTDKIAKLNAGEVPIHEPGLDELLRRNLAAGRLRFSTDIAETADFGDVHFICVGTPQRADGMGADLSYVEASVTRLAQHLTRKALIVGKSTVPVGTAEWVEQLVGKHSQIDLGVEVAWSPEFLQEGFAVDDVLRPNRIVVGVKSEWANGMLYAAHKGVFDLAATEDREVPLVVTDFATAELVKVAANAFLATKISFINAMAEVCEASGGDVTQLARAIGYDPRIGNRFLQAGLGFGGACLPKDIRAFQARAQELGAGEALRFLHEVDLINLRRRTRVLQLAADLLGRPSGPAGPDLSGTRIAVLGATFKPNTDDVRDAPALAVAALLHKAGADVHVHDPQGMENARRAVPELVYEPDVTEAVRGADLVCVLTEWADFRNADPTALGELVAGRRVVDARNCLDPALWTQAGWEYRGMGRP, from the coding sequence GTGACCATCCCGTACCCGAACACCCAGCCGGTGCCCGCCATCGCGGCGGTGGCACCTCCCTCGGGCGCCTCCCGGCCGCGGGTGACCTTCCTGGGCACCGGCTACCTCGGCGCGACCTACGCCATCTGTTACGCCGAACTCGGCTACGAGGTGCTCGGTTTCGACGTCGACACGGACAAGATCGCCAAGCTCAACGCGGGCGAGGTGCCGATCCACGAGCCCGGCCTGGACGAGCTGCTCCGCCGCAACCTGGCCGCCGGCCGGCTGCGGTTCAGCACCGACATCGCCGAGACCGCCGACTTCGGCGACGTGCACTTCATCTGCGTCGGCACGCCGCAGCGCGCCGACGGGATGGGCGCCGACCTGTCGTACGTCGAGGCGTCGGTCACCCGCCTGGCCCAGCACCTGACCCGCAAGGCGCTGATCGTCGGCAAGTCCACCGTTCCGGTCGGCACCGCCGAATGGGTGGAGCAGCTGGTCGGCAAGCACAGCCAGATCGACCTCGGCGTCGAGGTGGCCTGGAGTCCCGAGTTCCTCCAGGAGGGCTTCGCCGTCGACGACGTGCTGCGGCCCAACCGGATCGTGGTCGGGGTCAAGAGCGAGTGGGCCAACGGCATGCTGTACGCGGCCCACAAGGGCGTGTTCGACCTCGCCGCCACCGAGGACCGCGAGGTGCCCCTGGTGGTCACCGACTTCGCCACCGCGGAGCTGGTCAAGGTCGCCGCGAACGCCTTCCTCGCCACCAAGATCTCCTTCATCAACGCGATGGCCGAGGTCTGCGAGGCCTCCGGCGGCGACGTCACCCAGCTGGCCCGGGCCATCGGCTACGACCCCCGCATCGGCAACCGCTTCCTACAGGCCGGGCTCGGCTTTGGCGGCGCCTGCCTGCCCAAGGACATCCGCGCCTTCCAGGCCCGGGCACAGGAGTTGGGCGCCGGCGAGGCGCTGCGCTTCCTGCACGAGGTCGACCTGATCAACCTGCGCCGCCGGACGCGGGTCCTCCAGCTCGCCGCCGACCTGCTCGGCCGCCCCTCCGGCCCCGCCGGCCCGGACCTGTCCGGCACCCGGATCGCGGTGCTCGGCGCGACCTTCAAACCCAACACCGACGACGTACGCGACGCGCCCGCACTCGCCGTCGCCGCGCTGCTGCACAAGGCCGGCGCCGACGTGCACGTCCACGACCCGCAGGGCATGGAGAACGCCCGCCGGGCGGTGCCGGAGCTGGTCTACGAACCCGACGTCACCGAGGCGGTGCGGGGCGCCGACCTGGTCTGCGTCCTCACCGAGTGGGCGGACTTCCGCAACGCCGACCCCACCGCCCTCGGCGAGCTGGTCGCCGGCCGGCGGGTGGTCGACGCCCGCAACTGCCTCGACCCGGCACTGTGGACGCAGGCGGGGTGGGAGTATCGGGGGATGGGGCGACCCTAG
- a CDS encoding acetoacetate--CoA ligase — MTDVLWTPPADVLQRSRIGAYLRWLADHRGLEFADYDALWRWSVTDLDAFWRSIWDHFEVVAHTPPTATLAHRGMPGARWFPGATLNYAENVLRMPGRADDDQVVIAHGQTRAPVTLTAAQLREQVRRVAAGLHRLGVTTGDRVAVYAPNIPETYVLLLATASLGAVFSSCAPEFGTRSVTDRWQQIAPTVLVAVDGYRYGDKPVDRRAEVSAIRAALPSLRHTVSIPYLDPDGPAPAGTLAWAELAARTDEPLTFTPVPFDHPLYVLYSSGTTGLPKPIVHGHGGILLEHLKMLALHHDLGPADRFFWFTTTGWMMWNFLVSGPAVGAAIVLFDGNPGHPDLGALWRLAEETGTTYLGTSAPFLLACRKAGLVPRAIADLAALRGVGSTGAPLPAEGFTWVYDAVGADLQLQSLSGGTDVCTGFVGGVPLLPVHAGEITCRALGARVEARSVDGTPVVGELGELVITEPMPSMPVGFWNDPDGVRYREAYFDVYPGVWRHGDWITINARGGCVITGRSDATLNRGGVRLGTAEFYSVVEGLDEVADSVVVHLEDDEGGAGELLLFVVPAQGVTLDDELRRKICRELRTALSPRHVPDEIHQVRAVPRTLSAKKLEVPVKKILTGTPVDQAAAKGALANPESLTAFAALAEHRTPDHPAT; from the coding sequence GTGACTGACGTGCTGTGGACGCCACCGGCCGACGTGCTCCAGCGGTCGCGGATCGGGGCGTACCTGCGCTGGCTCGCCGACCACCGAGGGCTGGAGTTCGCCGACTACGACGCGCTGTGGCGGTGGTCGGTCACCGACCTGGACGCCTTCTGGCGCTCGATCTGGGACCACTTCGAGGTGGTCGCGCACACGCCGCCGACCGCGACCCTGGCGCACCGGGGGATGCCCGGGGCTCGGTGGTTTCCCGGCGCCACGCTCAACTACGCGGAGAACGTGCTGCGGATGCCGGGCCGGGCGGACGACGACCAGGTGGTCATCGCGCACGGACAGACCCGGGCGCCGGTCACCCTCACCGCCGCGCAGCTGCGCGAGCAGGTCCGCCGGGTCGCCGCCGGGCTGCACCGCCTCGGTGTCACCACCGGCGACCGGGTGGCCGTGTACGCGCCCAACATCCCCGAGACGTACGTCCTGCTGCTGGCCACGGCCAGCCTCGGCGCCGTCTTCTCCTCCTGCGCGCCCGAGTTCGGCACCCGCAGCGTCACCGACCGCTGGCAGCAGATCGCGCCGACGGTGCTGGTCGCCGTCGACGGCTACCGCTACGGCGACAAGCCGGTGGACCGGCGCGCCGAGGTGAGCGCGATCCGGGCCGCGCTGCCCTCGCTGCGGCACACGGTCTCGATCCCCTACCTCGACCCCGACGGCCCGGCCCCGGCCGGGACGCTGGCCTGGGCGGAGCTGGCGGCCCGGACCGACGAGCCGCTGACCTTCACCCCGGTGCCGTTCGACCACCCGCTCTACGTGCTCTACTCCTCCGGCACCACCGGGCTGCCCAAGCCGATCGTGCACGGTCACGGCGGCATCCTGCTGGAGCACCTGAAGATGCTCGCGCTGCACCACGACCTCGGGCCGGCCGACCGCTTCTTCTGGTTCACCACCACCGGCTGGATGATGTGGAACTTCCTGGTCTCCGGGCCGGCGGTGGGCGCGGCGATCGTGCTGTTCGACGGCAACCCGGGCCACCCCGACCTGGGCGCGCTGTGGCGGCTGGCCGAGGAGACCGGCACCACCTACCTCGGCACCTCGGCGCCGTTCCTGCTCGCCTGCCGCAAGGCCGGGCTGGTGCCGCGCGCGATCGCCGACCTCGCCGCCCTGCGCGGGGTCGGCTCCACCGGCGCCCCGCTGCCCGCCGAGGGCTTCACCTGGGTGTACGACGCGGTCGGCGCCGACCTCCAGCTCCAGTCTCTGTCCGGCGGCACCGACGTCTGCACCGGCTTCGTGGGCGGCGTGCCGCTGCTGCCGGTGCACGCCGGCGAGATCACCTGCCGGGCGCTCGGCGCCAGGGTGGAGGCCCGTTCGGTCGACGGCACCCCGGTCGTCGGCGAGCTGGGCGAGCTGGTGATCACCGAACCGATGCCGAGCATGCCGGTGGGCTTCTGGAACGACCCGGACGGCGTGCGCTACCGGGAGGCGTACTTCGACGTCTACCCGGGGGTGTGGCGGCACGGCGACTGGATCACCATCAACGCCCGGGGCGGCTGCGTGATCACCGGCCGCTCCGACGCCACCCTCAACCGGGGCGGCGTGCGGCTGGGCACCGCCGAGTTCTACTCCGTGGTGGAAGGGCTGGACGAGGTCGCCGACTCGGTGGTGGTGCACCTGGAGGACGACGAGGGCGGCGCTGGCGAGCTGCTGCTGTTCGTGGTGCCCGCGCAGGGCGTGACGCTCGACGACGAGCTGCGGCGGAAGATCTGCCGGGAGCTGCGCACCGCGTTGTCGCCCCGACACGTCCCCGACGAGATCCACCAGGTCCGCGCGGTGCCGCGCACCCTGTCGGCGAAGAAGCTCGAGGTTCCGGTCAAGAAGATCCTCACCGGCACCCCGGTCGACCAGGCCGCCGCCAAGGGCGCCCTGGCCAACCCGGAATCCCTCACCGCCTTCGCCGCCCTGGCCGAACACCGCACCCCGGACCACCCGGCCACCTGA
- a CDS encoding acyl-CoA dehydrogenase family protein: protein MAAEQSFDAYRLPEEHEAIREAVREVCAAKVAPHAAEADETGEFPKASYDALRAADFHAPHVPVEYGGAGADALATAIVIEEVARACASSSLIPAVNKLGTMPLLLAGSDELKRRYLTPVASGEAMFSYCLSEPEAGSDAASMTTRAVRDGDHWVLNGVKRWITNAGVSEFYTVFAVTDPTARSRGISAFVVEKSDPGVSFGAPEKKLGIKGSPTREVYLDNVRIPADRMIGAEGTGFATAMKTLDHTRVTIAAQAVGIAQGALDYAKGYVAERKQFGKAVAEFQGVQFMLADMGMKLEAARQLTYAAAGRSERGDADLTYFGAAAKCFASDAAMEITTDAVQLLGGYGYTRDYPVERMMRDAKITQIYEGTNQVQRIVMARQLLKG from the coding sequence ATGGCCGCAGAGCAGTCGTTCGACGCGTACCGGTTGCCCGAGGAGCACGAGGCGATCCGGGAAGCGGTCCGTGAGGTCTGTGCGGCGAAGGTGGCTCCGCATGCCGCCGAGGCGGATGAGACAGGTGAGTTCCCGAAGGCGTCGTACGACGCGCTGCGTGCCGCCGACTTCCACGCGCCGCACGTCCCGGTCGAGTACGGCGGTGCCGGGGCGGACGCGCTGGCCACGGCGATCGTGATCGAGGAGGTCGCACGGGCCTGCGCCTCGTCCTCACTGATCCCGGCGGTGAACAAGCTCGGCACGATGCCGCTGCTGCTCGCCGGCTCCGACGAGCTCAAGCGTCGCTACCTGACCCCGGTCGCCAGCGGCGAGGCGATGTTCTCGTACTGCCTCTCCGAGCCGGAGGCCGGCAGTGACGCGGCGTCGATGACGACCCGGGCGGTACGTGACGGCGATCACTGGGTGCTCAACGGCGTGAAGCGGTGGATCACCAACGCCGGTGTCTCGGAGTTCTACACCGTCTTCGCGGTGACCGACCCCACCGCCCGGTCCCGGGGCATCTCCGCCTTCGTGGTCGAGAAGTCCGACCCGGGGGTCAGCTTCGGCGCGCCCGAGAAGAAGCTGGGCATCAAGGGCTCCCCGACCCGCGAGGTCTACCTGGACAATGTCCGGATCCCGGCGGACCGGATGATCGGCGCCGAGGGCACCGGCTTCGCCACCGCGATGAAGACCCTGGACCACACCCGGGTCACCATCGCCGCGCAGGCCGTGGGCATCGCCCAGGGCGCGCTCGACTACGCCAAGGGGTACGTCGCCGAGCGCAAGCAGTTCGGCAAGGCGGTCGCCGAGTTCCAGGGCGTGCAGTTCATGCTCGCCGACATGGGGATGAAGCTGGAGGCGGCCCGGCAGCTGACGTACGCGGCGGCCGGCCGGTCCGAGCGTGGCGACGCCGACCTGACGTACTTCGGCGCGGCGGCCAAGTGCTTCGCCTCGGACGCGGCGATGGAGATCACCACCGACGCGGTGCAGCTGCTCGGCGGCTACGGCTACACCCGGGACTACCCGGTGGAGCGGATGATGCGCGACGCCAAGATCACTCAGATCTACGAGGGGACGAACCAGGTCCAGCGCATCGTGATGGCCCGCCAGCTGCTCAAGGGCTGA